The genomic DNA TCAGGTTCACCTCATGTCACAAGACAACTGCCCTTTCGATGGCCGCCAGATTCCAAATCATGAAGCCATGTCCCAATACTTTCTGTGCCTGGTGTCTTCCTGCCCAAGACTCAGCTCGAGTGCATATGCTATCTTTCCTGCCGTGCCGTTCCCAACTGTGACCAAATGATGCCTCCCCTTGATGTGTGGCCCTTGCCTGACAATCATGTCCTCCGGCTCCTGTCGCAACCCTTAGACTTGATGGCAATGTCCCCATGAAGCCATTTCACTTGCGCGTTTCAACATGGCCTGCCGTATGTCAACAAATGCATCTGCCAGCACCGGAACAAACTCTTCCCTTTCCTGCACCTTCGCATCCCAAGCTCTTCCCACAACTGTCTTGATAATGGGCCTCATGGAACGATGTCATCACGATCGCTCCACAAAACCAGCAAGTTGATGACCTGATCCAGTAAAACCTGCCTCCCAAGGGTGAAAAccataaaaaagaaaaaagaaaaaaaaagaaaaaaaagaggaagtCAGTGCCGTGCAATGGAGCAGTACCATAAAACCCTCCCagttttctctctcttcgtcttctcttctcttcaaccTGCACCACCGCTTCTTGACTTTGTCATCCTTTTTCCAATCAATACCATAGTGTCTGTCCACAGTCAGCTTTCAGTCTTCTTCCGTGCATTCTCGACCTCGCTTCCTCAATcactcatccacctccatcgaCATGCCACTTGACAACGCGGCAGACTTGACAGCTTTAGCAACCGGCAATCAACAGGTTCTCAGGCCCCCGGTTCGATCAATCGCCTCAGACGTACGGTATATGCCGATATGAGCTCGACGCCCTATCTCGACGCCGGCCAgatcttcatcatcggccaGATTCTTTGTTTAAGGTGGGTGTTCCTCATGATAGCGATACCCAGTGGTGTGTACTCTGaggttctttttttcccccggTCGGTCTCATCAGCCTCAGTGGTGAGCAGCGAGCAGCGAGCACGAGCGACCTCGACGACGTGTCTGATGGCTCGGCCTCATCATTGGCTTTCAAGCGTGTACACAAgcaagggggggggtgaatGGGGTTTGGTCAACCTCGGAGGCTCGGCGGCTCAAGTGTCACGTTGACGACTTTTTCATGGCTGACCGGCTTCGTCATTGGCTTGGGTgtgtttgggagggagtcttgatggcctcggcgTCTGCAGTCACTCGACTTACATGTTACCTACCTTGGCACTGAGGCGGTTGGGTTGTCGAGGGCTTGCATCattggtttggttggtgggtaGTTTGGTGACAGGTGTTTGGTCATTTGAGCTTGCGGGTCGTGCAGGAGTTTGTGGGATTGGATTTGAATCTGAAGGGGATGAACGAGTTTGACCCGGGAAAAATCAACGGGTCGATGGCGGATGAGATGGCGGGGATGCGACGATGGTGGATCTGATCTTTGTTTGAATTGGAGTTTTATTTGCTGTGTTTGTTCTGTCTGCGTTGcgtggtgtttgttgtgtcTGTGTCCTGGTCAGCGCTGGCAGTAAGTCAAATAAGTCAAATATTaataacgtacattatcagTGAGTGAGGCATATCAGTAAGTGAGGCACCTTCTACTACTCTATTACAACTATCCTTAATTGCTAGACCACAATACTAGGAACCGACTATAATCatatcagaaacagctgaatctgaggcttcttcagcctcctggcaagtgcgcgcattatggccaggcttgccgcatatACCACAGCACTGAGTCTTCGTACGAGACCCCcctgtaccaccaccactttatcgattttcctggattacctgCGCGCCTAcagccttctgatccagtagatcctgtgcctcttgtacggcaagtgaccctccaagcctcacacgtgtttttttggctctccgtctcttactaagtgcctcattggcctttcGCAGTGCCGAGAGCTCCATACGGAGAAGAGCCACCTCGTGCATTACAGTCATCGTACCTTTAGCTAATCGatccacagcagccaacataGATGTTGGAGAGCTACCCTGGTGGTTTGATATCCGAGTTTTAATAAGCTTTAACTATAAAGTAGTTTCTCGAAGGTTATATAGTATTTAGAAAAGCTAAAGAAGTACCGTACCTAGCCTTAAAGATAGgggtattaatatataaagctttatatttaatttaaaaagTACTTTCTTTAAATTGTATAATATAAAGCTAATACCTATAAAATTACCTTATATAGTTTTTTCCGttataaaaataaagaaagTTTCGCGGAAAATATAAAGGAACTCGAGtttatttatataattaatgtatatatatattaaatttTTAATTTATCGGCCGTACGCttattttaatagtttaaaataattaatattattttattaataataatatttaaattcGGTTAAGTAATAACTTTTATAACCGTtaaggattaataaccggtatttattttttatttaaagtacgatataataattaaagtatttaatttaattgAAGTTTATTAAATTAATAATTTacttattattaataattataatacgTTAAGTAAATAGTAAATTATAtttagtatattaattaataaaatagtattacgcggttaaattaattaaaggAGGGATAGCTTAACTAAATGTATTATTTTTCTGGATTACCGTTATTTATTTGCGGTTATTAAGCTAGGCTAGTTTCGTTTTATTAAAGCCGTTCGAGGTTATAATTATTACATCGgcgaaaataatatttattataaactTAGTTTCGTCGAAATTATAAATATCTTAATTcataatactatatttagCCTTAATATTCCGTATAAGCGCGAACTACTCGCTAATAACTTTTAGATCCTCGCACTTAACCCTCTagtagtcgtatctacgcgtaaaacgcaTACGGAGCTCTAGCTAGCGTTTAACAAATCGATATACCTAGAGCTTGCCGATAGGAGCGcatcgcgtacgcgtagcagttagttagctatatcttccacaccacgcaaTCTAGGtagaaaagctcgcgcacataGCTTAATAATGTATTGGACaatagcctcctcttctaACTGAGTGAGCTTTTTCGACTTGGGTGTAGTGTCGCATCGTGCAGGCTTGCAGTATTCTAGATGGGACAGAGAAATCACACCCGTGAAGTTATTCCCAATTTCCCAATCCTACCCGTGATCTCGCGACCGAATCAGCCCTACCATGTGCCTATTGAGCTTGGCTGTTTGGCAGAGCCTTGGCATGTCCTCATTCTGCCCTACGGTTGGTGCAAGTACGGGTTAGTTCACATTGCCAAGCCTCAGCTATCCCTTCTTCATAATCCCGCCGAGTAAACATCATTGCCAACCCTGCCGGCGCCAAGTTGGGCACACGTCTTAAGTACTGCGGGCCGCCCTGTTTAGCTTCGCTGTGgtctccttcttcacagcCATGTCTTCATGATGGTACAAACAAACCCACATGCAGTAGCCTTTTTGGCCATCATGGCCAGTGTGATTCATCCAGCACTGGCCAACGAGTGGACTGGGTGGACTCGCACAAAATTACTGGCCCTGGCAACATCTTACTTACCAAACGGCTGCGATCCGGAGGGTACAACCGGGTTAACGTCATGCTACGAGACATATGTCCCGGGTGTTCCTTACACGGTGAAGCATACCAACATTCCCCCTGGTGTCACACCGACGAGCAGTTCAACGTCCACCAACCGCGACTGGGACATTAAAAtggccaccatcctcctgcCCCCGGACGCCGTCCCCCGGTCCGAGATTGACGGCTGGTACCGGTTCCGATCAACGACAACTAGGCCCCCATCTACGAGCGACCTTTGGTGGATTGaccacaccctcaccgcccCAGCCAGCTGCCCAACTCCATTCGAGTTCACCACATCTCATCTGCTCAGGTACTGGGGCGACCGCCTCCCATCCGAGTTCCTCGACGAGTACATGCTCCCCAAAGCCACCGTCTTCCCAGTCTATACAACCACACCCTCCTATAGGGGAGCCTACCCGTCACCAGTGAGAGAGATCCACGTCAAGCCGACGGATCTACCCCCAACCCGCAATGGTGGACTTCCTCTCCACGGAGATGCACGCTTTTTCATATCGGATCTCAAGAGCTTCAATCAATCCTATATCACACACTGCCATCTTCCTGGCGAGCCGCGACCCTGCCCTTACACCTACGCCGGGAAGTGCAGCAAGATCGAGCCGTGGAAGATCATTGTTGCGGCTGTTATCCCGtccatttttcttcttgggttCGTCGAAAGTTTCTTCTGGTTCAGGCGGTTGATGCTGGGCAAGTCGTGTCTCCGGTTGGGAACGGTGTGCTGGAATCTGATTTTCATTTTTCTCGTCTTTTTCACGGCGATAGAGGATAAAAGAAGCCCAGAGCATCAGGCCGACTTCAGGgagcagtggaagaagatgtcGCTCATGACAAAGATCAAGTTATGGGGCCAGTTTGGATTTCGGCATCGGTATCCGGTGGAGTGGTTGGGAGAAAGGAAGCCGACGGGACGGGTCACGGAGAGTATCGAGATGACAAGAGGTGGCGGTaatggaggagctgggagaggaggacagcgggtggaggatgatgatataCCTCCAGCTTACCCTGGTCCTCCTGCGTAGGTGGCTGGTGGGActgcttggtgttgggcaCCTAACCGAAATCCGGTGTCGATGCCTGTCTAGGCGAGTGAGTTATGTAATTATGCTAGATACCCCCTGCTTAACGGTTAGTTATTGAATTAGCTAGGCAAAATGTTAACTTTCTTATTAACGGGAATGTTTGTTTTGAAGGCGTCGACATGATTTTTCCTATCCGACCACATGATTAAGGATGGCCCTTGAAGAGGGGTAAGAAGTTATAAAAAAGGAAGGAGCCCCCCAGGGTTTCCCCCTCAATCCATGCTCTAGAATTTTTCCCCCCAACACCGaacatcgccatcaccagaCATCCTGTCAtggcaccaccaaaaacGCTGACAACGCTACCGAATGAGGTTCTGCTGCGCATGTGCAAGCTCCTTTTCGACTCACACTTTTCCAGCCTGAGAGCGCTTTCACAAGCCAACCGACATTGTTTCTCTGTTGCCGCTGCGGCTCTCGTTGATACAATTACCTTTTTACATCGGTGATCCCGCTCAATTGGCCCAAGATGTTGAGAACTGCAAACAAGTACTCCAGCAGCGGAATCACAATTTATTTTCCCATGTTCGCCGCCTCATCATAGTTGGCTGCATGGGGGAGCTGGATAGTAGGCAGATTAATCCGCTTCACCCCGAATACGCAAACCGATCCTGGCATCTATCACTGCCCTGGACCACAGACTTTGACACAGCTCGCGCACATCTATACGGTTTCCTCCCCGGGTCCTCCAATGGACGCAGCGCAATCCTCTTGACTCCGAAAGGCGATGATCAATGGCCCAGACATCAGACTatcccagccagccaggccTATGAGAGCGATGGGCATTGGCAACCACTGGCAGACCTTATCTCTCAGCTCCCAGGCCTAGAAGATGTTATCTACCGTTGCCCGTCACAGTTCCCACCTTGCTTGCTTAAGGCGTTGCACGCCAAGCAAAGAAAGCCTCGTCTGCATCTCCAAATATTCAAGTTGTTCAGCGCCTTCGATAGCTCGCTAACGATTGATTCTCACGAGTGGAATGTCATTACTTTTCCATGTCTCTATAGCGTCTGGGTCCGATACTACAAGATGTCATATGACGAGAGCGAACCTGATAGACTctactccctcctccaccgtgCTCTTGATTGGATGCTTAACCAGCCGCTAGTTGGAGCTACGCTGAAAGAAGTCCATTCAATCTTTAACGCCGAGTTCGAAATGGTTTACACGGGGGACCCTGATAGTCATCCAGACGAATCTCATAGATATCGTAATGCGACTCGGAATCCGGTTAACTTATTGTGTCGATTGCGTCGAAAGACGTAAGAAGGTAGTGAGGGCCCCCCTTCTCAAAATGGACGATTGACACATTTAAGTCTCAGCGGGGGAGTTGAGGATATGTTTAATGCCGGGTGTAGAGAGCACTATGGTTGGGCGAATCCACCCACCCTTGGGCAGCTTCAGGCCAGCGACTAAGGCGCCGATCAAACTAAACGAGTTTAATTCAACGCAAGTCAAATAACTTAAAGGAGTCCAAAATAGGGTTAAATCGGGTTTTTCCCCGATTTACTTTAAATTAACTGATTTACAAAGACaatattctttttctttttttatatataaccCTCGTTATTTATTACCTTTAACCCTATAAAAATTCAATTCGAAGATCTTGTAAATCTATATATCTAGCTATTCCAAACCTCGGTATAGCGCGTAATTAACCTATAAAAAAGCCCCCTTAAATTCCGTTATATTCAAGTATAGTAAAATTAACTAAAAGCTATAGAATACCCtaaataacttttttttatcGAATTTCCTATATAAAATCCAAACCGTAATTAAAAACTAACTCTTAATATATCGTTTTAAATATGCCTCGATCTATTTAAACGAAATATAACTTCTATCCTAACTGCCCGAACTTGTTTTAAACGATTAAagtttaatattaaataataattaaaaGCTTTAAAGACTATGGATTTTAATTAACTTTACTATAAGTCTAGCTTTAAATAACCTCGCTTTTATTATTGAAGTAAAGCCtattgaaatggtg from Podospora pseudoanserina strain CBS 124.78 chromosome 2, whole genome shotgun sequence includes the following:
- a CDS encoding hypothetical protein (EggNog:ENOG503P6XS; COG:S): MMVQTNPHAVAFLAIMASVIHPALANEWTGWTRTKLLALATSYLPNGCDPEGTTGLTSCYETYVPGVPYTVKHTNIPPGVTPTSSSTSTNRDWDIKMATILLPPDAVPRSEIDGWYRFRSTTTRPPSTSDLWWIDHTLTAPASCPTPFEFTTSHLLRYWGDRLPSEFLDEYMLPKATVFPVYTTTPSYRGAYPSPVREIHVKPTDLPPTRNGGLPLHGDARFFISDLKSFNQSYITHCHLPGEPRPCPYTYAGKCSKIEPWKIIVAAVIPSIFLLGFVESFFWFRRLMLGKSCLRLGTVCWNLIFIFLVFFTAIEDKRSPEHQADFREQWKKMSLMTKIKLWGQFGFRHRYPVEWLGERKPTGRVTESIEMTRGGGNGGAGRGGQRVEDDDIPPAYPGPPA